The Salmonella enterica subsp. houtenae serovar Houten genome has a segment encoding these proteins:
- the pepP gene encoding proline aminopeptidase II, with product MTQQEYQRRRQALLAQMQPGSAALIFAAPEATRSADSEYPYRQSSDFWYFTGFNEPEAVLVLIKSDDTHNHSVLFNRVRDLTAEIWFGRRLGQDAAPEKLGVDRALAFSEINQQLFQLLNGLDVVYHAQGQYAYADEIVLAALEKLRKGSRQNLTAPATLTDWRPVVHEMRLFKSPEEIAVMRRAGEISALAHIRAMEKCRPGMFEYQLEGEIHHEFNRHGARYPSYNTIVGSGENGCILHYTENESEMRDGDLVLIDAGCEYKGYAGDITRTFPVNGKFTPAQREIYDIVLESLETSLRLFRPGTSIQEVTGEVVRIMITGLVKLGILRGEVDQLVTENAHRPFFMHGLSHWLGLDVHDVGVYGPDRSRILEPGMVLTVEPGLYIAPDADVPEAYRGIGVRIEDDIVITETGNENLTAGVVKKADDIEALMAAARQQ from the coding sequence ATGACTCAGCAGGAATACCAACGCCGTCGCCAGGCGTTACTGGCGCAAATGCAGCCCGGCAGCGCCGCGCTGATCTTTGCCGCGCCGGAGGCGACGCGCAGCGCAGACAGTGAATATCCGTATCGTCAGAGTAGCGACTTCTGGTATTTCACCGGTTTTAACGAACCGGAAGCCGTGCTGGTACTGATTAAGAGTGATGACACCCACAACCACAGCGTTTTGTTCAACCGCGTTCGCGACCTGACGGCGGAAATCTGGTTTGGTCGCCGTTTAGGGCAGGATGCCGCGCCGGAAAAACTGGGCGTTGACCGGGCGCTGGCGTTTAGCGAAATCAACCAGCAACTCTTTCAGTTGCTTAACGGTCTGGACGTGGTGTACCACGCGCAGGGCCAATATGCATATGCCGACGAGATTGTTCTGGCGGCGCTGGAGAAGTTGCGTAAAGGCTCACGTCAGAATCTGACCGCGCCGGCCACCCTAACCGACTGGCGACCAGTCGTTCATGAGATGCGTCTGTTCAAATCGCCGGAAGAGATTGCTGTCATGCGCCGCGCCGGGGAAATCAGCGCGTTGGCGCATATCCGTGCGATGGAAAAATGCCGTCCGGGGATGTTTGAGTATCAGCTGGAGGGTGAGATTCACCACGAATTTAATCGCCACGGCGCGCGCTATCCCTCCTATAACACCATTGTCGGCAGCGGCGAAAATGGCTGTATCCTGCATTACACTGAAAACGAAAGTGAAATGCGCGATGGCGATTTAGTGCTTATCGACGCGGGCTGTGAATACAAAGGTTACGCGGGCGACATCACGCGTACTTTCCCGGTGAATGGCAAATTCACGCCGGCTCAGCGTGAAATTTATGACATCGTTCTGGAATCGCTGGAGACCAGTCTGCGCCTGTTCCGTCCAGGTACCTCCATTCAGGAAGTGACCGGCGAAGTGGTGCGCATCATGATCACCGGGCTGGTGAAGCTGGGGATTTTACGAGGAGAGGTCGATCAACTGGTTACTGAAAACGCGCATCGTCCTTTCTTTATGCATGGCTTGAGCCACTGGCTGGGGCTGGATGTTCACGATGTTGGCGTTTATGGGCCGGATCGCTCCCGCATCCTGGAGCCGGGCATGGTGCTGACCGTAGAGCCAGGCCTCTATATCGCGCCGGATGCCGACGTGCCGGAAGCGTATCGCGGCATTGGCGTTCGAATTGAAGATGACATTGTCATTACCGAAACCGGTAATGAAAACCTGACCGCTGGCGTTGTGAAGAAGGCGGATGACATTGAAGCGTTAATGGCGGCGGCGCGACAGCAATGA
- the ubiH gene encoding 2-octaprenyl-6-methoxyphenol hydroxylase, which produces MSVIIVGGGMAGATLALAISQFSHGTLPVHLIEAKAPEADGHPGFDARAIALAAGTCQQLARIGVWQAISDCATAINTVHVSDRGHAGFVTLDAQDYSLAALGHVAELHDIGLRLFALLRKAPGVTLHCPERVASVSRTQQQVNVTLENGNVITGSVLVAADGTHSALASACGVDWRQEPYEQLAVIANVATAIPHQGRAFERFTPHGPLAMLPMSHGRCSLVWCHPLDQRDEVLSWSDAQFCYALQAAFGWRLGRITQAGKRSAYPLALTAAAKAFTHRTVVVGNAAQTLHPIAGQGFNLGLRDVMSLAETLVAAQNAGEDIGAWHVLSRYQQRRQVDRDTTIGVTNSLVHLFANRWAPLVIGRNIGLMAMELLPPARDALAQRTLGWVAR; this is translated from the coding sequence ATGAGCGTCATTATCGTTGGCGGCGGCATGGCAGGCGCGACGCTGGCGCTGGCTATCTCTCAGTTCAGTCATGGGACGTTGCCGGTACATCTGATTGAAGCGAAAGCGCCTGAAGCCGACGGTCATCCCGGCTTTGACGCCAGAGCGATTGCGCTGGCGGCGGGGACTTGCCAGCAACTGGCGCGAATTGGCGTCTGGCAGGCGATTTCCGATTGCGCAACGGCAATCAATACCGTACACGTCAGCGATCGCGGACATGCCGGATTTGTGACTCTCGACGCGCAGGATTACAGCCTGGCTGCGTTGGGTCACGTTGCGGAGCTGCATGATATCGGGCTGCGTCTGTTTGCGCTCTTGCGTAAAGCGCCGGGCGTTACGCTGCACTGCCCGGAGCGCGTAGCCAGCGTGTCGCGTACCCAGCAGCAGGTTAACGTCACTCTGGAAAACGGCAATGTGATAACTGGCAGCGTTCTGGTGGCGGCTGACGGTACCCACTCCGCGCTGGCATCAGCCTGCGGCGTTGACTGGCGTCAGGAGCCTTATGAACAGTTAGCGGTGATAGCGAATGTCGCGACCGCTATCCCGCATCAGGGACGCGCCTTTGAACGTTTTACCCCCCATGGCCCGCTGGCGATGTTGCCGATGTCGCACGGCCGATGTTCGCTGGTTTGGTGTCACCCGCTCGACCAGCGCGATGAGGTGCTGAGCTGGTCTGACGCGCAGTTCTGTTATGCGTTGCAGGCCGCGTTCGGCTGGCGGCTGGGGCGAATTACCCAGGCGGGTAAGCGCAGCGCGTATCCGCTTGCTCTTACTGCGGCGGCGAAAGCGTTTACTCACCGAACTGTCGTGGTCGGCAATGCGGCGCAGACGTTGCATCCTATCGCCGGACAAGGGTTTAATCTCGGTCTGCGCGATGTCATGAGTCTGGCGGAAACGCTGGTCGCGGCACAGAATGCGGGCGAGGATATTGGCGCCTGGCACGTGTTATCGCGCTATCAGCAGCGTCGTCAGGTTGACCGGGATACGACGATTGGCGTAACGAACAGTCTGGTCCATCTGTTTGCAAATCGTTGGGCGCCGCTGGTTATTGGGCGCAATATCGGTTTAATGGCGATGGAGTTATTACCGCCTGCGCGCGATGCGTTGGCACAGCGTACGCTTGGCTGGGTCGCGCGATAA
- the ubiF_1 gene encoding monooxygenase, protein MQSVDVAIVGGGMVGLAVACGLQGSGLRVAVLDHVVPQPLANDVPPQLRVSAINAASEKLLTRLGVWSNIVARRASCYHGMEVWDKDSFGRITFDDASMGYSHLGHIVENSVIHYALWQKAQQAADITLMAPAELQQVAWGENDAFLTLKDGAMLTARLVIAADGANSWLRNKADIPLTFWDYRHHALVATIRTEEPHGAVARQVFHGEGILAFLPLSDPHLCSIVWSLSPQDAERMQQSGDEAFNQALTIAFDNRLGLCRVESERQVFPLTGRYARQFAAHRLALVGDAAHTIHPLAGQGVNLGFMDAAELVDDLRRLQRQGKDIGQHLYLRRYERSRKHSAAMMLAGMQGFRDLFAGENPAKKLLRDIGLKLVDTLPGVKPQLLRQAMGLNDLPQWLR, encoded by the coding sequence GTGCAAAGTGTTGATGTAGCAATAGTTGGCGGAGGCATGGTGGGACTGGCTGTCGCCTGCGGCTTGCAGGGGAGCGGTTTGCGCGTTGCGGTACTGGATCACGTTGTCCCCCAGCCGTTGGCGAACGATGTGCCGCCTCAGCTTCGGGTGTCGGCGATTAATGCCGCCAGCGAAAAACTGCTTACCCGTCTTGGCGTATGGTCAAACATTGTGGCGCGGCGGGCAAGTTGCTACCACGGTATGGAAGTCTGGGATAAAGACAGCTTTGGCCGTATTACGTTTGATGACGCAAGCATGGGATATAGCCATCTGGGGCATATTGTTGAAAACAGCGTCATTCACTACGCACTGTGGCAAAAAGCGCAGCAAGCAGCGGATATCACCTTAATGGCGCCAGCGGAGTTACAGCAGGTCGCCTGGGGAGAGAACGATGCCTTCCTGACCTTAAAAGACGGCGCGATGTTAACCGCGCGTCTGGTGATTGCCGCGGATGGCGCCAACTCCTGGCTGCGTAACAAAGCGGATATTCCCTTAACCTTCTGGGACTACCGACACCATGCGCTGGTAGCGACTATCCGCACCGAAGAGCCACATGGCGCGGTTGCTCGCCAGGTGTTTCATGGTGAAGGTATTCTGGCGTTTTTGCCGTTAAGCGATCCGCATCTATGTTCTATTGTCTGGTCGCTTTCTCCGCAGGATGCGGAGCGTATGCAACAGAGCGGCGACGAGGCGTTTAACCAGGCGTTGACTATCGCCTTCGATAATCGGCTGGGCTTATGCCGTGTGGAAAGCGAACGACAGGTTTTTCCGCTGACGGGCCGCTATGCTCGCCAGTTTGCCGCGCATCGTCTGGCGCTGGTCGGCGATGCTGCGCACACCATCCATCCGCTGGCAGGACAAGGCGTCAACCTCGGCTTTATGGACGCGGCCGAACTGGTGGACGATCTGCGCCGGCTTCAGCGCCAGGGCAAAGACATTGGCCAACATCTTTATCTTCGTCGTTATGAGCGTAGCCGTAAACATAGCGCGGCGATGATGCTTGCCGGGATGCAAGGTTTTCGTGACCTGTTTGCCGGAGAAAACCCGGCGAAAAAATTGCTGCGCGACATCGGGCTGAAACTGGTCGATACGCTCCCCGGCGTCAAACCCCAACTGCTTCGCCAGGCGATGGGACTAAACGACCTTCCGCAATGGCTTCGTTAA
- the gcvT gene encoding aminomethyltransferase: MAQQTPLYEQHTLCGARMVDFHGWMMPLHYGSQLDEHHAVRTDAGMFDVSHMTIVDLHGSRTREFLRYLLANDVAKLTITGKALYSGMLNASGGVIDDLIVYYFTEDFFRLVVNSATREKDLSWITQHAEPYAIDITVRDDLSLIAVQGPNAQEKAATLFTEAQRNAVKGMKPFFGVQAGDLFIATTGYTGEAGYEIAMPNEKAADFWRALMEVGVKPCGLGARDTLRLEAGMNLYGQEMDEGISPLAANMGWTIAWEPTDRDFIGREALEMQREKGHEQLVGLVMTEKGVLRNELPVRFTDAQGNQQEGIITSGTFSPTLGYSIALARVPAGIGETAIVQIRNREMPVKVTKPVFVRNGKAVA, encoded by the coding sequence ATGGCCCAACAGACGCCTTTGTACGAACAACACACGCTATGCGGCGCCCGCATGGTCGATTTTCATGGCTGGATGATGCCCCTGCATTACGGCTCCCAGCTTGATGAACACCACGCTGTGCGCACCGATGCCGGGATGTTTGATGTATCGCATATGACCATTGTCGATCTTCATGGTAGCCGCACACGAGAGTTTCTACGTTATCTGCTGGCCAACGACGTGGCGAAGCTGACCATCACCGGCAAAGCGCTTTATTCCGGTATGCTCAATGCCTCGGGCGGGGTGATTGATGACCTCATCGTCTACTACTTCACTGAAGATTTCTTCCGTCTCGTTGTTAACTCCGCCACCCGCGAAAAAGACCTCTCCTGGATTACCCAACACGCTGAACCTTATGCCATCGACATCACCGTTCGTGACGACCTGTCGCTGATTGCGGTACAGGGGCCGAATGCGCAGGAAAAAGCGGCGACGCTGTTTACCGAGGCGCAGCGTAACGCGGTAAAAGGGATGAAGCCGTTCTTCGGCGTACAGGCGGGCGATCTGTTTATTGCCACCACCGGTTATACCGGCGAAGCGGGTTATGAAATCGCCATGCCGAATGAAAAAGCGGCGGATTTCTGGCGTGCGCTGATGGAGGTGGGTGTGAAGCCGTGCGGTCTTGGCGCGCGCGACACGCTGCGTCTGGAAGCAGGCATGAACCTGTACGGTCAGGAGATGGATGAAGGTATCTCTCCGCTGGCGGCCAACATGGGCTGGACTATCGCCTGGGAGCCGACGGATCGCGACTTTATTGGCCGTGAGGCGCTGGAGATGCAGCGTGAAAAAGGCCATGAGCAGCTTGTCGGTCTGGTGATGACCGAGAAAGGCGTATTGCGTAATGAACTGCCGGTGCGTTTTACCGATGCGCAGGGCAATCAGCAAGAAGGCATTATCACCAGTGGAACGTTTTCCCCAACGTTGGGCTACAGCATTGCGTTGGCGCGCGTTCCGGCGGGCATCGGCGAGACGGCGATTGTACAAATTCGTAACCGTGAAATGCCGGTAAAAGTGACTAAACCTGTTTTTGTGCGTAACGGCAAAGCCGTCGCGTGA
- the gcvH gene encoding glycine cleavage system H protein gives MSNVPAELKYSKEHEWLRKEADGTYTVGITEHAQELLGDMVFVDLPEVGATVSAGDDCAVAESVKAASDIYAPVSGEIVAVNDVLSDSPELVNSEPYAGGWIFKIKASNESELESLLDATAYEALLEDE, from the coding sequence ATGAGCAACGTACCCGCAGAACTGAAATACAGCAAAGAACACGAATGGTTGCGTAAAGAAGCTGACGGCACTTACACCGTTGGCATTACTGAACACGCTCAGGAGCTGTTGGGCGATATGGTTTTTGTTGATCTGCCGGAAGTCGGTGCGACTGTAAGCGCGGGCGACGACTGCGCCGTGGCGGAGTCCGTAAAAGCGGCGTCCGACATTTATGCGCCGGTAAGCGGCGAGATCGTGGCGGTAAACGATGTGCTGAGCGACTCCCCGGAGCTGGTCAACAGCGAGCCGTATGCCGGCGGCTGGATCTTTAAAATCAAAGCCAGCAATGAAAGCGAGCTGGAGTCCCTGCTGGATGCCACCGCGTACGAGGCATTACTGGAAGACGAATAA
- the gcvP gene encoding glycine cleavage complex protein P, glycine decarboxylase has protein sequence MTQTLSQLENSGAFIERHIGPDAAQQQEMLNAVGAESLNALIGQIVPKDIQLATPPQVGEAATEYAALAELKAIAGRNKRFTSYIGMGYTAVQLPPVILRNMLENPGWYTAYTPYQPEVSQGRLEALLNFQQVTLDLTGLDMASASLLDEATAAAEAMAMAKRVSKLKNANRFFVASDVHPQTLDVVRTRAKTFGFDVIVDDAAKVLDHQDVFGVLLQQVGTTGEIHDDSALISELKARKVIVSVAADFMALVLLTAPGKQGADIVFGSAQRFGVPMGYGGPHAAFFAAKDEFKRSMPGRIIGVSKDAAGNTALRMAMQTREQHIRREKANSNICTSQVLLANIASLYAVYHGPVGLKRIANRIHRLTDILAAGLQQKGLKLRHAHYFDTLCVEVADKAAVLARAEAAEINLRSDIHNAVGITLDETTTRENVEQLFNVLLGDSHGLNIDTLDKDVALDSRSIQQSMLRDDAILTHPVFNRYHSETEMMRYMHSLERKDLALNQAMIPLGSCTMKLNAAAEMIPITWPEFAELHPFCPPEQAEGYHQMISQLSDWLVKLTGYDAVCMQPNSGAQGEYAGLLAIRHYHESRNEGHRDICLIPASAHGTNPASAQMAGMQVVVVACDKNGNIDLDDLRAKAQQAGENLSCIMVTYPSTHGVYEETIRDVCDIVHQFGGQVYLDGANMNAQVGITSPGFIGADVSHLNLHKTFCIPHGGGGPGMGPIGVKSHLAPFVPGHSVVQIEGMLTRQGAVSAAPFGSASILPISWMYIRMMGAEGLKQASQVAILNANYIASRLKDAYPVLYTGRDGRVAHECILDIRPLKEETGISELDIAKRLIDYGFHAPTMSFPVAGTLMVEPTESEGKAELDRFINAMLAIRAEIDRVKAGEWPLEDNPLVNAPHTQNELAAEWNHGYSREVAVFPAGVANKYWPTVKRLDDVYGDRNLFCSCVPMSEYQ, from the coding sequence ATGACACAGACGTTAAGCCAGCTTGAAAACAGCGGCGCTTTCATTGAACGCCACATCGGACCGGACGCCGCGCAGCAGCAAGAGATGCTGAATGCGGTTGGCGCCGAGTCGTTAAACGCGCTGATCGGTCAGATTGTGCCGAAAGACATTCAGCTCGCGACTCCGCCGCAGGTTGGCGAGGCGGCAACCGAATATGCCGCACTGGCGGAATTAAAAGCCATCGCCGGGCGTAACAAGCGCTTCACGTCGTACATTGGCATGGGCTATACCGCGGTGCAGCTACCGCCGGTTATCCTGCGCAACATGCTGGAAAATCCAGGCTGGTATACCGCTTACACGCCTTATCAGCCGGAAGTCTCTCAGGGGCGTCTGGAAGCGCTGCTCAACTTCCAACAGGTGACGCTGGATCTGACCGGACTGGACATGGCTTCCGCCTCGCTGTTGGATGAAGCGACCGCCGCCGCTGAAGCGATGGCGATGGCAAAGCGCGTCAGCAAACTGAAAAATGCTAACCGTTTCTTTGTCGCCTCTGATGTTCATCCGCAAACTCTGGATGTCGTCCGCACCCGCGCCAAAACCTTTGGCTTTGACGTGATTGTCGATGATGCGGCAAAAGTGCTGGATCATCAGGACGTATTCGGCGTGCTGTTACAACAGGTAGGCACCACGGGCGAAATTCACGACGACAGCGCGCTGATTAGCGAACTCAAAGCCCGTAAAGTGATTGTCAGCGTCGCTGCCGATTTTATGGCGTTGGTGCTGCTTACCGCGCCGGGTAAACAGGGCGCGGATATTGTTTTTGGCTCTGCGCAACGCTTTGGCGTACCGATGGGTTATGGTGGCCCGCACGCGGCATTCTTTGCCGCCAAAGATGAATTCAAACGCTCCATGCCAGGCCGTATTATCGGCGTCTCAAAAGACGCGGCGGGCAACACCGCGCTGCGCATGGCGATGCAGACGCGCGAGCAGCATATCCGTCGCGAGAAAGCGAACTCCAATATCTGTACTTCACAGGTCTTGCTGGCCAACATCGCCAGCCTGTATGCCGTTTATCATGGCCCGGTCGGCCTGAAGCGCATCGCTAATCGTATCCATCGCCTGACTGATATTCTGGCGGCTGGCCTGCAACAGAAAGGCCTGAAGCTGCGTCATGCGCACTACTTTGACACGCTGTGTGTTGAAGTGGCCGATAAGGCTGCGGTACTGGCGCGTGCTGAAGCGGCAGAGATTAATCTGCGCAGCGATATTCATAACGCGGTGGGGATTACGCTCGATGAAACTACCACCCGTGAGAACGTGGAGCAGTTGTTCAATGTTTTGCTGGGTGACAGTCACGGCCTGAATATCGACACGCTGGATAAAGATGTGGCGCTTGATAGCCGCTCCATTCAGCAAAGTATGCTGCGCGACGATGCGATTCTGACGCATCCGGTATTTAACCGTTACCACAGCGAAACCGAGATGATGCGCTATATGCATTCGCTGGAGCGTAAAGATCTGGCTCTGAACCAGGCGATGATCCCGCTGGGTTCCTGCACCATGAAGCTGAACGCCGCTGCTGAAATGATCCCTATTACCTGGCCGGAATTTGCCGAATTGCATCCGTTCTGCCCGCCGGAGCAGGCGGAAGGATATCATCAGATGATTAGCCAGCTTTCTGACTGGCTGGTGAAACTCACCGGGTACGACGCCGTCTGTATGCAGCCGAACTCCGGCGCGCAGGGAGAATACGCGGGGCTGCTGGCGATTCGCCACTATCACGAAAGCCGTAACGAGGGGCATCGCGATATCTGCCTGATCCCGGCATCTGCCCACGGCACCAACCCGGCATCCGCTCAGATGGCGGGAATGCAGGTGGTGGTGGTCGCGTGCGATAAGAACGGCAACATCGATCTTGACGATTTGCGCGCCAAAGCGCAGCAGGCAGGCGAAAATCTCTCCTGCATCATGGTGACGTATCCGTCTACGCACGGCGTCTATGAAGAAACGATCCGTGACGTGTGTGACATCGTTCATCAGTTTGGTGGTCAGGTTTACCTTGACGGCGCGAACATGAACGCCCAGGTTGGCATCACCTCACCGGGTTTTATTGGCGCAGACGTTTCGCACCTCAATTTGCATAAAACTTTCTGTATTCCGCACGGCGGCGGTGGTCCGGGGATGGGACCGATCGGCGTTAAATCGCATCTGGCGCCGTTTGTACCGGGTCACAGTGTGGTGCAAATTGAAGGGATGCTGACTCGCCAGGGCGCAGTTTCCGCAGCACCGTTCGGCAGCGCCTCCATTCTGCCGATTAGCTGGATGTACATCCGCATGATGGGCGCAGAAGGCCTGAAGCAGGCAAGTCAGGTAGCGATTCTTAACGCTAACTATATCGCCAGTCGTCTGAAAGACGCGTACCCGGTACTGTATACCGGTCGCGATGGCCGCGTGGCGCACGAATGTATTCTTGATATTCGACCGCTGAAAGAGGAGACCGGCATTAGCGAGCTGGATATCGCCAAGCGCTTAATCGATTACGGTTTCCATGCGCCAACCATGTCCTTCCCGGTTGCGGGCACGCTGATGGTAGAGCCGACGGAATCTGAAGGTAAGGCCGAGCTGGATCGCTTTATCAATGCGATGCTGGCGATTCGCGCGGAAATCGATCGCGTGAAAGCCGGTGAGTGGCCGCTGGAAGATAACCCGCTGGTGAATGCGCCGCACACGCAAAATGAGCTGGCGGCGGAGTGGAATCATGGTTACAGCCGTGAGGTTGCCGTCTTCCCGGCGGGCGTGGCGAACAAGTACTGGCCGACCGTGAAACGCCTTGATGACGTGTATGGCGACCGGAATCTGTTCTGCTCCTGCGTACCGATGAGCGAATACCAGTAA
- the bglA_1 gene encoding 6-phospho-beta-glucosidase gives MRKLTLPKDFLWGGAVAAHQVEGGWNKDGKGPSICDVLTGGAHGVPREITQDVVPGKYYPNHEAVDFYGHYKEDIRLFAEMGFKCFRTSIAWTRIFPNGDESQPNEAGLKFYDDMFDELLKYNIEPVITLSHFEMPLHLVQHYGGWTNRKVVDFFVRFAEVVFERYKHKVKYWMTFNEINNQRNWRAPLFGYCCSGVVYTEHENPEETMYQVLHHQFVASALAVKAARRINPQMKVGCMLAMVALYPFSCKPEDAMFAQESMRERYVFTDVQLRGYYPPYVLNEWERREFNIRMEDGDEQILREGTCDYLGFSYYMTNAVKAEGGSGDAISGFEGSVPNPYVKASDWGWQIDPVGLRYSLCELYERYQKPLFIVENGFGAYDKVEEDGSINDDYRIDYLRAHIEEMMKAVTWDGVDLMGYTPWGCIDCVSFTTGQYSKRYGFIYVNKHDDGTGDMSRLRKKSFNWYKEVIASNGEKL, from the coding sequence ATGAGAAAACTCACCTTGCCAAAAGATTTTTTATGGGGCGGCGCGGTTGCCGCACACCAGGTCGAAGGCGGCTGGAATAAAGACGGTAAAGGCCCCAGTATCTGCGACGTGCTAACCGGCGGCGCACACGGCGTGCCACGCGAAATCACCCAGGATGTCGTCCCTGGCAAATACTATCCGAACCACGAGGCGGTCGATTTTTACGGACATTACAAAGAAGACATCCGTCTTTTCGCCGAAATGGGGTTCAAATGCTTCCGTACCTCTATTGCCTGGACGCGTATCTTCCCGAATGGCGACGAATCCCAGCCAAACGAGGCCGGTCTGAAATTCTACGACGACATGTTTGATGAGTTGCTCAAATACAACATCGAACCGGTCATCACCCTTTCCCACTTTGAAATGCCGTTACATCTGGTACAGCACTACGGCGGCTGGACCAATCGTAAGGTCGTTGATTTTTTTGTCCGTTTTGCTGAAGTCGTGTTTGAACGCTACAAACATAAGGTCAAATACTGGATGACCTTCAATGAAATCAACAATCAGCGAAACTGGCGCGCGCCGCTGTTTGGCTACTGCTGTTCCGGCGTGGTGTATACCGAGCATGAGAATCCAGAAGAAACCATGTATCAGGTCTTACATCATCAGTTTGTCGCCAGCGCGCTGGCGGTAAAAGCGGCACGCCGTATTAATCCACAGATGAAAGTCGGTTGTATGCTGGCGATGGTCGCGCTGTATCCCTTCTCGTGTAAACCGGAAGATGCGATGTTTGCTCAGGAATCGATGCGCGAACGCTATGTCTTTACCGACGTCCAGCTACGCGGCTACTACCCACCTTACGTACTCAACGAGTGGGAACGCCGCGAATTTAACATCAGGATGGAAGACGGCGACGAGCAAATCCTGCGTGAAGGAACCTGCGACTATCTCGGATTCAGCTACTACATGACCAACGCGGTGAAAGCGGAAGGTGGTAGCGGTGATGCCATCTCCGGTTTTGAGGGAAGCGTGCCTAACCCCTACGTCAAAGCCTCTGACTGGGGTTGGCAGATTGACCCGGTGGGCCTGCGTTATTCATTGTGTGAACTGTACGAACGCTATCAAAAGCCGCTATTTATCGTCGAAAACGGCTTTGGCGCATACGATAAGGTTGAAGAAGACGGCAGCATCAATGATGACTATCGCATTGACTATTTACGTGCGCATATTGAAGAGATGATGAAAGCGGTGACCTGGGATGGTGTGGACCTCATGGGCTACACCCCATGGGGCTGTATTGACTGCGTCTCATTCACTACCGGACAGTACAGCAAGCGTTACGGCTTTATCTATGTGAACAAGCATGACGATGGTACTGGCGATATGTCACGTTTGCGTAAGAAAAGCTTCAACTGGTACAAAGAGGTGATCGCCAGCAACGGCGAGAAATTATAG
- the yqfB gene encoding UPF0267 protein, which translates to MQPNDITFFQRFQNDILAGRKTITIRDASESHFKAGDVLRVGRFEDDGYFCTIEVTGTSTVTLDTLNEKHAQQENMSLDELKRVIAEIYPKQTQFYVIDFKCL; encoded by the coding sequence ATGCAGCCAAACGACATTACTTTCTTTCAACGTTTCCAGAATGACATTCTTGCAGGGCGTAAAACCATCACTATTCGCGATGCCTCTGAGTCCCACTTTAAAGCAGGCGATGTGCTACGCGTGGGGCGATTCGAAGATGATGGTTATTTTTGCACTATCGAAGTGACAGGAACGTCAACGGTGACGCTGGATACGCTGAACGAAAAACATGCGCAACAGGAAAATATGTCGCTTGATGAGCTGAAACGGGTAATTGCTGAAATCTATCCCAAGCAGACGCAATTTTATGTGATTGATTTTAAATGTCTTTGA
- the yqfA gene encoding hemolysin produces MVQKPLMTQGYSLAEEIANSISHGIGLVFGIVGLVLLLVQAVEANAGMTAIASYSLYGGSMILLFLASTLYHAIPHQRAKIWLKKFDHCAIYLLIAGTYTPFLLVGLDSPLARGLMIVIWSLALLGILFKLTIAHRFKVLSLVTYLAMGWLSLIVVYQLAIKLAIGGVTLLAVGGVVYSLGVIFYVCKRIPYNHAIWHGFVLGGSMCHFLAIYLYVGQA; encoded by the coding sequence ATGGTGCAAAAACCATTAATGACGCAGGGATATTCGCTGGCTGAGGAGATCGCCAACAGTATTAGCCACGGCATTGGATTGGTATTTGGTATTGTCGGCCTGGTGCTGTTGTTGGTTCAGGCGGTAGAGGCGAATGCTGGTATGACGGCTATTGCCAGCTACAGTTTATATGGCGGGAGCATGATCCTGCTTTTTCTTGCCTCAACGCTTTATCATGCTATTCCTCATCAGCGGGCAAAAATCTGGTTAAAGAAATTTGATCACTGCGCTATCTATCTGCTCATTGCCGGAACCTATACGCCATTTCTGCTGGTAGGTCTGGATTCGCCGCTGGCGCGCGGGCTAATGATTGTGATCTGGAGCCTGGCGCTACTCGGGATCCTCTTCAAGTTGACGATTGCGCACCGATTTAAAGTGCTTTCACTGGTTACGTATCTGGCGATGGGCTGGCTGTCGCTGATAGTGGTTTATCAGCTGGCGATTAAGCTGGCGATAGGCGGCGTGACGCTACTGGCGGTAGGTGGCGTCGTTTATTCGCTGGGCGTAATTTTCTATGTTTGCAAACGCATACCTTATAACCACGCCATCTGGCATGGCTTTGTACTGGGCGGCAGCATGTGCCACTTCCTGGCCATCTATTTGTATGTGGGACAGGCGTAA